Proteins from one Triticum aestivum cultivar Chinese Spring chromosome 7A, IWGSC CS RefSeq v2.1, whole genome shotgun sequence genomic window:
- the LOC123153968 gene encoding disease resistance protein RPS2 produces MAPPYGMLSPVVGLLVKGIWKPIKKHCGDCLKPGNKIDDLETSWDGLKVHVDTIAEQIQLGKRPRVQTTKWIENAQSMADKSHAIINKFEGRSKHMLGCSWNCWFNYGIGRAARKSKKEVDELKEGAPQDDHLFTLLPPVGIELPLPPHIVGQNEYMDKIVGCIEEGSTRLAGICGMGGAGKTTLLKQLNNTFSCTAEMHTFHHVIYVEIGQQPNLRTVQQSIASQLGLTLGHEDMTSRSASLYNFLKERKFLLLMDNLWQPLDLEKVGIPQEHIQNSPQNRQMIVITSRDQQICRRMQAHSEVFMLQKLKFEEAWSLFEVNVGCSRLTNTNAQIRAYAESIVHKCGGLPLALKIVGQAMASKESEQEWEFVVMLLQRSQFNQVPDAYAESDLYHVLYISYEQLPDTRTKQCFLSFTLKVEDYVYVPYAIHLWMGHGLLDEDNDMRTNDLRGHAVVGCLKRACLLEEHSRGKNYLSMHDTVKGLALWIIQNKQGDGPSKNWLVHKGDKTMKLEDWCTAHRISLHNLKDVVIPSSVPWRWLLTLILTRSNIIGNVPTGFFKTAPSLTFLDISRTNIRELPSDVGELVNLQHLDLSSTPIQSIPMELQHLKCLRYLYLGYTYELVTIPNGTISALTTLRVFDLYSSGTFLEDTTQACIKELESSAWIQSLGFTVSDSNSLQRILNYSKASLKSLCLREVKGLPHLHIAPGFFSKTKVHELERLTLKGMESLKELYIGDTIVDSDWHFGKLDKLTFWNLRELEVVVWKGVVPHACFPKLHVLLISDCHNIRTVSWIKQLPCLGEVYLIHCDSMLELVAAAEGGGSMSSAADSFPRLKVLGLSGLGNLHNICDGTPVFPCLKRLLVYNCSRLAKLPFGLYKEECVPVILGRQDWWEQLVWENSSTESTLNSFFRELPSSFQGNFEDVRRALTRY; encoded by the coding sequence ATGGCTCCTCCGTATGGGATGCTCTCCCCCGTTGTAGGACTTCTTGTGAAAGGAATATGGAAGCCCATCAAGAAGCACTGCGGTGACTGCCTGAAGCCTGGAAACAAAATTGATGATCTGGAAACATCTTGGGATGGTCTAAAAGTCCACGTAGATACTATTGCTGAGCAAATACAATTGGGTAAGAGACCGAGGGTTCAAACAACAAAATGGATAGAAAATGCCCAATCAATGGCAGACAAATCACACGCAATCATAAATAAGTTCGAGGGAAGGAGCAAACATATGTTAGGTTGCTCTTGGAATTGTTGGTTCAACTACGGGATTGGTCGTGCTGCCAGAAAGAGCAAGAAAGAAGTTGACGAACTCAAGGAGGGAGCTCCCCAAGATGATCATCTCTTCACTTTGCTCCCACCGGTTGGCATAGAACTGCCTCTGCCACCTCATATCGTGGGGCAAAACGAGTATATGGATAAGATTGTTGGCTGCATTGAAGAAGGTTCCACGCGCTTGGCTGGGATATGTGGCATGGGAGGGGCAGGAAAAACTACTCTCCTCAAGCAATTAAACAACACCTTTAGTTGCACTGCAGAAATGCACACATTCCATCATGTGATCTATGTGGAAATTGGTCAGCAACCAAATCTGCGTACAGTTCAGCAGAGCATTGCATCCCAGCTTGGGCTGACGCTTGGACATGAGGATATGACGTCTAGATCTGCATCCCTCTACAACTTCCTGAAGGAAAGGAAGTTTTTATTGTTGATGGATAACCTTTGGCAACCACTGGACCTAGAGAAGGTTGGGATACCACAAGAGCACATTCAAAACAGCCCACAAAATAGGCAGATGATTGTAATCACATCACGAGATCAACAAATATGCCGAAGAATGCAAGCACATAGTGAGGTGTTCATGTTACAAAAGCTCAAGTTTGAAGAAGCGTGGAGTCTCTTCGAAGTGAATGTGGGCTGCAGTAGACTAACCAACACCAATGCACAAATCAGAGCTTATGCTGAGAGCATTGTTCACAAGTGTGGAGGCCTTCCACTAGCACTTAAGATAGTTGGCCAGGCTATGGCATCAAAAGAAAGTGAACAAGAGTGGGAATTCGTTGTGATGTTGCTTCAACGGTCTCAATTCAATCAAGTTCCAGATGCATATGCAGAAAGTGACCTATATCATGTACTGTACATCAGTTATGAGCAACTTCCAGATACAAGGACAAAGCAATGTTTCCTTTCCTTTACTCTAAAAGTAGAAGATTATGTATATGTGCCATATGCAATACATCTCTGGATGGGACATGGATTACTTGATGAGGATAATGATATGAGAACCAACGATTTGAGAGGCCATGCTGTTGTTGGATGTCTAAAAAGAGCATGTCTATTAGAAGAACATTCAAGAGGGAAAAATTACCTAAGCATGCATGATACAGTCAAAGGTCTGGCTCTTTGGATCATACAAAATAAACAAGGAGATGGACCTAGCAAGAATTGGCTAGTACATAAAGGAGATAAAACCATGAAATTAGAAGACTGGTGCACTGCCCATAGGATTTCACTCCATAACTTGAAGGATGTGGTAATCCCTAGTTCTGTCCCTTGGCGTTGGCTATTAACTCTCATACTCACAAGAAGCAATATTATTGGCAATGTTCCTACAGGCTTCTTTAAAACTGCTCCATCTCTCACCTTCTTGGATATAAGTCGCACTAATATCCGGGAACTCCCATCAGATGTTGGAGAATTAGTGAACTTGCAGCACCTTGATCTTTCAAGCACTCCAATCCAGTCGATCCCAATGGAGCTTCAACATTTGAAATGTTTGAGGTACCTATATTTAGGATACACCTATGAGCTGGTAACaatcccaaatgggacaatatctGCTCTAACAACGTTGAGAGTCTTTGATTTATACTCTAGTGGGACCTTCCTAGAGGACACAACACAGGCATGCATTAAGGAGTTGGAGAGTTCGGCATGGATACAATCATTGGGGTTCACCGTTAGCGATTCTAATTCACTTCAAAGGATACTCAACTATTCTAAGGCCTCCTTGAAATCCCTTTGTTTGAGAGAAGTGAAAGGCTTGCCACATCTCCATATCGCACCTGGATTTTTTAGCAAAACGAAGGTACATGAACTCGAGAGGTTGACATTGAAAGGTATGGAGAGCTTAAAGGAGTTGTACATAGGGGATACGATTGTGGATTCAGATTGGCACTTCGGGAAACTTGACAAACTAACATTTTGGAACCTAAGAGAGTTGGAAGTTGTCGTATGGAAAGGGGTGGTGCCTCATGCTTGCTTCCCTAAACTTCATGTGTTACTGATCTCTGACTGCCACAACATCAGGACAGTCTCATGGATCAAGCAGCTCCCATGCCTAGGTGAGGTATATTTGATTCACTGTGATTCAATGTTGGAGTTGGTAGCTGCAGCTGAAGGGGGAGGAAGCATGTCATCCGCTGCGGATTCGTTTCCCCGGCTCAAGGTACTTGGACTGAGTGGTCTTGGGAACCTGCACAACATATGTGATGGCACTCCTGTATTCCCTTGTTTGAAGCGCTTGCTTGTGTACAATTGTTCGAGGCTGGCCAAATTGCCATTCGGGTTATACAAGGAAGAGTGTGTGCCGGTGATACTAGGCAGACAAGACTGGTGGGAACAACTAGTCTGGGAGAATAGTAGCACGGAATCTACTTTAAACTCATTCTTCAGGGAACTGCCGTCGAGTTTTCAAGGAAATTTTGAAGATGTTCGCAGGGCATTAACTCGTTATTAA